In one window of Henckelia pumila isolate YLH828 chromosome 1, ASM3356847v2, whole genome shotgun sequence DNA:
- the LOC140874332 gene encoding uncharacterized protein, translating into MEESETIDEYERRLRKIKNEAINLGDAISNECLVSKVLRSLPERFRMKICAIDESKDTSILSLDELMSSLQTFELDMNMGKKEKDKSIALQVSNNSYNDFVDLTQGVNESDLGDESIALLTKQFGNYLKRMRDSKKPGQKSEKSITPTGRRPLRIGGSNQNITSSKNPLQTQKEGFGHYASECPTRLQRGMNASLSDDEDEEGIEQGEAEVTTMHWLAVLKLKESSVVTGVSTLGHNTEQKLFCLNISVPENLNDQDVCDNELSLKEAQKMYEELFTDWVIRNKSNSALSKENSELKAAVARLEVILSKKYMELYRLKEELGRATATLSKFNSSKAKLDSMLMIGQNDRTGLGFENSKNERIMLHPVFPTLHQNTSKKKNTEKNIWVPKTKSNCNVVYTSMKTNVAGQRKGDIWRRSPRKNVGKGTLNVERLPKLHNVLHVERLNANLISISQLCDDDLYVKFNKTLCEVLDKNNLCVLTGSRSSDNCYQLGEDIACKHIKIDDLDLWHQKLGHAKFKALKKLSKFEAVHGMPNLTSGVPYVCGPCQKGKQTQVSHPVLQDFETTRCLELLHMDLMGSMEIEIYGGKRYSLVCVDDFSRYSWVSFLREKSETFDTFEKLMKRITNLYNLKVVKIRTDHGKEFENSLFDQFCEKEGISHEYSAPKTPQQNGIAERKNRTLQEMARVMLSSKNIAKRFWAEALNTACHISNRVYLRKGSTMTAYEILMGKRPNLNRAYHVFNLRTRTIIESINVVFDDFADLKGKTMEDYVDDLLDNATPHTDSSVVSSVVPPATTLSTTPNSTLTSNSPEQTDEQEVSEEEFHDDGNDIPIRIQKNHPSSQIIGDA; encoded by the exons ATGGAGGAAAGTGAGACAATTGATGAATATGAACGCCGCTTGAGGAAGATTAAAAATGAGGCAATCAATCTAGGAGATGCTATATCAAATGAATGCCTTGTAAGCAAAGTGCTGCGATCACTGCCTGAAAGATTTAGAATGAAGATATGTGCTATTGATGAGTCTAAGGATACATCAATTCTGAGTTTAGATGAACTAATGAGTTCATTGCAAACATTTGAGTTAGATATGAATATGGGGAAGAAGGAAAAAGATAAGTCTATTGCTCTACAGGTTTCTAACAACTCAtacaatgattttgttgatctgACACAGGGAGTAAATGAGTCTGACTTGGGAGATGAATCAATTGCCCTACTTACCAAACAATTTGGTAACTACTTGAAGAGAATGAGAGACTCAAAGAAACCTGGACAGAAATCTGAAAAGTCCATCACTCCTACTGGTAGAAGACCCTTGAGAATTGGTGGATCAAATCAGAATATAACCTCATCCAAGAATCCACTTCAAACACAAAAGGAAG GTTTTGGTCACTATGCAAGTGAGTGTCCAACAAGACTTCAAAGAGGGATGAATGCTTCCttaagtgatgatgaagatgaagagGGTATAGAACAAGGAGAAGCAGAAGTGACAACAATGCACTGGCTAGCTGTTCTGAAGCTGAAGGAGAGCAGTGTTGTTACAGGTGTCTCAACACTTGGCCACAACACTGAACAAAAGCTGTTCTGCTTGAATATATCTGTACCTGAAAATTTGAATGATCAAGATGTTTGTGATAATGAGCTGTCACTTAAAGAAGCCCAGAAGATGTACGAAGAGTTGTTTACTGATTGGGTAATAAGGAACAAATCAAACTCGGCTCTATCAAAAGAAAACAGTGAACTGAAGGCAGCAGTGGCTAGACTTGAAGTCATTCTGAGCAAGAAATATATGGAGCTGTATAGACTAAAAGAGGAACTTGGAAGAGCTACAGCTACACTTTCCAAGTTCAACTCAAGTAAAGCCAAGCTGGATTCAATGCTAATGATTGGACAAAATGATAGAACTGGACTAGGGTTTGAGAATAGCAA GAATGAAAGGATAATGCTGCAtccagtgtttccaacactgcACCAGAACACTTCCAAGAAGAAAAATACTGAGAAAAACATTTGGGTACCAAAAACTAAATCCAATTGCaatgttgtttatacttccATGAAAACTAATGTTGCAG GACAAAGGAAAGGTGACATATGGAGGAGGAGCCCAAGGAAAAATGTTGGAAAAGGCACCTTGAATGTGGAAAGACTGCCCAAACTTCACAATGTCCTGCATGTTGAAAGATTGAATGCTAATCTAATTAGCATcagtcaactttgtgatgatgatctttaTGTCAAATTCAATAAAACCCTTTGTGAAGTGCTTGATAAGAATAATTTGTGTGTTTTGACAGGTTCCAGATCATCTGACAATTGctatcaacttggagaggaTATTGCATGCAAGCATATCAAAATTGATGATTTGGAtctatggcatcaaaagttAGGACATGCTAAATTTAAAGCACTGAAGAAACTAAGTAAGTTTGAGGCTGTACATGGGATGCCAAATCTCACTTCTGGAGTTCCATACGTGTGTGGACCATGTCAAAAAGGAAAGCAAACTCAAGTGTCACACCCAGTGTTGCAAGACTTCGAGACAACACGATGTCTTGAACTCCTGCACATGGACTTAATGGGATCCATGGAGATTGAAATCTATGGTGGTAAAAGGTATTCTCTTGTATGTGTTGACGACTTTTCAAGGTACTCATGGGTAAGTTTCTTAAGAGAAAAGTCTGAGACTTTTGATACTTTCGAAAAGTTGATGAAAAGGATCACTAACTTGTATAATTTGAAGGTTGTCAAGATACGAACAGATCATGGCAAGGAATTTGAAAACtccttatttgatcagttttgTGAAAAGGAAGGGATTTCACATGAATACTCAGCACCAAAAACGCCTCAACAGAATGGAATTGCAGAGCGGAAAAACAGAACTCTTCAAGAAATGGCAAGGGTTATGTTAAGCTCGAAAAACATTGCAAAAAGATTTTGGGCTGAAGCTTTGAATACTGCGTGTCATATTTCCAATAGAGTCTATTTGAGAAAAGGTTCTACTATGACAGCCTATGAAatcctcatgggaaagaggcctaaTCTCAA TCGAGCTTATCATGTGTTCAATTTGAGAACTAGGACAATTATTGAGTCTATTAACGTGGTAtttgatgactttgcagatTTGAAAGGTAAAACAATGGAAGACTACGTGGATGATCTACTGGATAATGCCACTCCACACACAGATTCTAGTGTTGTCTCAAGTGTTGTCCCACCTGCCACAACACTGAGCACAACACCTAACTCAACACTTACCTCGAACTCACCTGAACAAACTGATGAACAGGAAGTATCTGAAGAAGAATTTCATGATGATGGAAATGATATCccaattcgaattcagaaaaatcatccatcaTCTCAAATCATTGGAGATGCTTAA